CGCTTGCACAGCTTGGCGAGCAGACGCACACGCTgggggcgcagcgcacttGCCTCATAcggctgctcgagcggcatCGCGTaccgctgcgcctcgtcggtcAGACCCTGTATCCCAtcgagcgacgtgcaccCGGCGACAAacgcggcacgctgcgcctcgcgagccgcctgccgcgcctgtgcgccggccgcgtcgacgggcggcgcaggaagcacgtccgactcgggcggcggcggcgcgacgtttTTTCCTTGCCAGTACCGCGGCGGAagcgcgaggtcggcgagcgctttgggcggcgcagcgcttgGCTTGGGCGCACGCTGgaagagcggcgcgaggtgTGCGCGGACCTGGTCAAGCGCTGTCTGCTCAGGACCCGGCGCGTCTGCCGGTGGCATCGTGGCTGCGTAAGAAGATCGACGTACCGCTCAGTGTGCTTGCCTTTTCCGCTACGAGTCCTGCTCGTTTCGAGTCCCagcggcaggcggcgcacgagaAAAAGtacggcggcacgctctgactcgcctcggcgctcgtcagcgccgcgtcgcgcggcggatCCGAGCCGTGGATAGAGAGAACGTGTGTGCACACGGGGCACGCAaagcagctgcgcgcgcacTGTCCTTTTTGCGCCTGTACCGAAGTGCTCGGCACCTCGAACAAGCAGTGTGGGCAATAGCAGCTGCTGAGTTCCCATGCAATGCAGTCGTTGCAGCGCAGTTCGTAGCACTCCTCGCAAAAGTAGAGGCCGTCGAGCGATATTCCAGGCTGCGTCACCGCCGGCAACACGCTGGGGACGTggccgcgcgtgcgtgcggtgcgcagctcgtcgtacGCACACGCGCACTGGTACGTGGTCATCGCCAGGATGGACCGTGCATGTATGGGGAAATACGCCGATTTTGCTTTCTCGCTGCGACGGCGATGTCGGCCAGTGCGGGGGACGATGCCCCCTTGTCGGGCCTGAATGCGGTCTCCTCgatcgtgcgccgcgacttTTCGCGCATGCCGCTCAAGATTGATCACAATAGCCGCCCCCTGTGGATCTCGCCGGACGATGGGCACATCATTCTCGAAGGATTCAAtacgctcgccgagcaggcgcaagACTTTCTCATTGCGATCGCAGAGCCTGTCAGCCGGTACGTGCCCCGTCTTACGCAGCCCGAGCTTTGTGCACGAGTACAAATTGACGCCTTACTCGCTCTATGCGGCGGTTTCGGTCGGCTTGGAGCCGAACGACATTATCGAGGTGCTGAACCGCCTGTCCAAGGTGCCCGTGCCCAAGTCCGTGCTCGATTTTATCCGCGAGTACACGGCGAGCTTTGGCAAGATCAAGCTGGTTTTGCGGCAAAACAAGTACTTTGTTGAGAGCTCGCACCCCGAGATTCTGCAGATGCTCCTACGCGACGAAGTCATTGCGGAAGCACGCATCAAGCCCGACGccaccgcggcgccggcacggcCCGAAGCAGCG
This is a stretch of genomic DNA from Malassezia japonica chromosome 3, complete sequence. It encodes these proteins:
- a CDS encoding uncharacterized protein (EggNog:ENOG503NXXI; COG:N); protein product: MTTYQCACAYDELRTARTRGHVPSVLPAVTQPGISLDGLYFCEECYELRCNDCIAWELSSCYCPHCLFEVPSTSVQAQKGQCARSCFACPVCTHVLSIHGSDPPRDAALTSAEASQSVPPYFFSCAACRWDSKRAGLVAEKASTLSATMPPADAPGPEQTALDQVRAHLAPLFQRAPKPSAAPPKALADLALPPRYWQGKNVAPPPPESDVLPAPPVDAAGAQARQAAREAQRAAFVAGCTSLDGIQGLTDEAQRYAMPLEQPYEASALRPQRVRLLAKLCKRCRECRHILVRPDLRTSSSNYKLRLLAKEFLPTLRVVRAVDGVTHVTLANPLMDAMRIELYAPDAALSATSLTLPGGSEAYDVEPAATPAADTDLFAAGVVVSQHTAVFGVRTTRPMASVRVAWTVSERTHTFWAMLPVS